The Paenibacillus mucilaginosus 3016 genome includes the window TGAGCTCGATCAGCGGAGCGTAGGCGTCCGAGTAGTAGAAACGGCTGGCGGTCTCCATGTCCGGAAATTCATGAATCACAATCATCGAGGGCTGCCATGGCCCTTCCAGTCCCTTCGGGCTCCGTTCGGCCGACAGGTTCCGGAAGCCGGGCACTTCTTCCTTCAGGAGTGCCTCCACGCGGCTTACATAGT containing:
- a CDS encoding DUF1330 domain-containing protein; translation: MSAYVVVDIEVLNEEVFQNYVSRVEALLKEEVPGFRNLSAERSPKGLEGPWQPSMIVIHEFPDMETASRFYYSDAYAPLIELRQSASSASVVLVAGRE